The Bos indicus x Bos taurus breed Angus x Brahman F1 hybrid chromosome 10, Bos_hybrid_MaternalHap_v2.0, whole genome shotgun sequence genome has a segment encoding these proteins:
- the TMCO5A gene encoding transmembrane and coiled-coil domain-containing protein 5A, with the protein MEEQKEDQLDYESEKVEILRLAQSKKNINSLNMDLERDMQRIDEANQDLLVKIHKKEDEIQRLENEITQTRDLAEDEELEKENTTTMERERALQEMEEETARLERKNETLVHSIAELERQLTRKSQKATKCEQDNLKGTPEESKVKLQQLEASCADQEKELAKVIEDYAFVAQLCEDQALCIKKYQETLKKIQEELETRFLEREVSKVMCMISTSKEYNSQNNKVTPILTVSRLSLSRIFQYFFFTTLFLIRLLGYLLFHISFINPDLFVNILPRILSRNVLWKLRCFLFPSLTLETEDMLPH; encoded by the exons ATGGAAGAACAAAAGGAAGATCAACTAGATTATGA GTCAGAGAAAGTGGAAATCTTAAGATTGGCCCAGTCAAAGAAGAACATTAACAGTTTGAATATGGACCTTGAAAGGGATATGCAGAGAATAGATGAAGCAAATCAGGACCTTCTTGTCAAAATCCACAAGAAAGAAGATGAGATTCAGAG GTTGGAAAATGAGATCACTCAGACCAGAGACCTGGCAGAGGATGAGGAGTTGGAGAAGGAGAACACCACCACGATGGAAAGGGAAAGAGCCttgcaggagatggaagaagaaactgccagactg GAAAGGAAGAATGAGACCCTGGTCCACAGCATAGCAGAACTTGAAAGACAG CTTACAAGGAAATCTCAAAAAGCAACAAAGTGTGAACAAGACAATCTAAAGGGAACCCCAGAAGAGTCAAAG GTTAAGTTACAACAACTGGAAGCCTCCTGTGCAGACCAAGAGAAGGAGCTGGCCAAG GTAATAGAAGACTATGCATTCGTGGCCCAGCTCTGTGAAGATCAAGCTCTCTGCATAAAG AAGTACCAGGAAACTTTGAAGAAAATACAAGAAGAACTAGAAACTCGGTTCCTTGAGAGAGAAGT GTCAAAAGTTATGTGCATGATCTCCACAAGCAAAGAGTATAACAGCCAAAATAACAAGGTAA CTCCAATT TTAACAGTTTCTCGGCTTTCTCTTTCcaggatttttcaatatttctttttcactaCCCTGTTTCTCATCAGACTGCTGGGCTACTTGTTGTTCCATATAAGCTTCATAAATCCAGATCTCTTTGTCAACATATTGCCCAGGATACTGAGCAGGAACGTCTTGTGGAAGCTAAGATGTTTCCTCTTTCCATCTCTCACGCTTGAGACAGAGGACATGTTGCCCCACTGA